A single Pseudomonadota bacterium DNA region contains:
- the infC gene encoding translation initiation factor IF-3, protein MRPNFNPNARRDREGDLRTNRRIRVPEVRLIDDAGEQQGVVATQQAMRMAEEAGLDLVEISPTSRPPVCKIMDYGRYKYEQAKRKHEQKKKQTVVVIKEIKMRPGTDEHDFQTKLRHIKRFLEEGDKVKITIRFRGREMAHMNLGHERMKRVVAEVKEIGEPENYPKMEERQLFMMLGPLKKKAPQG, encoded by the coding sequence ATTCGACCCAACTTCAATCCGAACGCAAGGCGTGACAGGGAAGGCGACCTGAGGACCAACCGCCGGATCCGCGTGCCCGAGGTGAGGCTCATCGACGACGCGGGCGAGCAGCAGGGCGTGGTCGCTACGCAGCAGGCGATGCGCATGGCCGAGGAGGCGGGTCTGGATCTGGTGGAGATATCGCCCACGTCAAGGCCGCCGGTCTGCAAGATCATGGACTACGGCAGGTACAAGTACGAGCAGGCCAAGCGCAAGCACGAGCAGAAGAAGAAGCAGACCGTGGTCGTGATCAAGGAGATCAAGATGCGGCCCGGCACCGACGAGCACGACTTCCAGACCAAGCTCCGGCACATAAAGAGGTTCCTGGAGGAGGGCGACAAGGTCAAGATCACGATCCGCTTCAGGGGGCGCGAGATGGCCCACATGAACCTGGGCCACGAGCGCATGAAGAGGGTGGTCGCCGAGGTCAAGGAGATAGGCGAGCCTGAGAACTACCCGAAGATGGAGGAGAGGCAGCTCTTCATGATGCTCGGGCCCCTCAAGAAGAAGGCCCCCCAGGGCTGA
- the rpmI gene encoding 50S ribosomal protein L35 → MPKMKTKRSAAKRFRATKSGKIKRKRSKLRHILTSKTTKQKRRLRSSAYVSKADEKRVARLLRIK, encoded by the coding sequence ATGCCCAAGATGAAGACCAAGAGGAGCGCAGCGAAGCGCTTCCGCGCGACAAAGAGCGGGAAGATAAAGAGGAAGCGCTCGAAGCTGCGCCACATCCTCACGAGCAAGACCACCAAGCAGAAGAGGCGGCTGCGCTCCTCGGCCTATGTCTCGAAGGCCGACGAGAAGCGCGTCGCGCGTCTTCTCAGGATAAAGTAG
- the rplT gene encoding 50S ribosomal protein L20: MPRAKRGFKGRRRHKKVLKQAKGYFGSRNRLIRTAMEAVDHALKYAYVGRKLKKRDFRSLWQTRIQAGARVAGTSYSRLMGDLKRRDVGLNRKMLAELARSHPEDFQVLVNMAGEL, translated from the coding sequence ATGCCTCGAGCAAAACGCGGTTTCAAGGGAAGGCGGCGCCACAAGAAGGTGCTCAAGCAGGCGAAGGGATATTTCGGCTCCCGCAACCGCCTGATCCGCACCGCCATGGAGGCGGTGGACCACGCGCTGAAGTACGCCTACGTCGGGCGCAAGCTCAAGAAGCGCGACTTCAGGTCCCTCTGGCAGACACGCATACAGGCCGGCGCCAGGGTGGCCGGCACCTCTTACAGCCGCCTGATGGGGGACCTCAAGAGGCGGGACGTGGGGCTCAACAGGAAGATGCTGGCGGAGCTGGCGCGCAGCCACCCCGAGGACTTCCAGGTCCTCGTGAACATGGCCGGCGAACTGTAG
- the pheS gene encoding phenylalanine--tRNA ligase subunit alpha encodes MLDEIARIKRQAESELAAVSDVASAEACRVRFLGRRGLITSVLKSLRDVPSEVRPEVGREINTAKSMVESRLSGLISSLGRAEVEGAMDKQRIDITLPARGARRGREHPLRKAMAEVLSIFTDLGFSVHEGPEIETDYYNFEALGVPADHPAREMQDTFYVEGGRLLRTHTSPVQIRVMESKRPPICAVFPGAVFRRDNDVSHSPMFHQVEGLMVDRRITMGDLKGVLSAFCRRMFGTSVGVRFRPSYFPFTEPSAEVDIRCVMCGGAGCRVCKQTGWIEILGCGMVDPVVFGHVKIDPKAYTGFAFGMGVERIAMLKYAIGDIRLFFENDLRFLEQF; translated from the coding sequence ATCCTTGATGAGATCGCCCGGATAAAGCGGCAGGCCGAGAGCGAGCTTGCGGCCGTGAGCGACGTCGCCTCGGCCGAGGCCTGCCGCGTCAGATTCCTGGGCCGCAGGGGCCTCATCACCTCGGTGCTCAAGTCGCTGAGGGACGTCCCGTCCGAGGTGCGCCCGGAGGTGGGCCGCGAGATAAACACGGCCAAGTCCATGGTCGAGTCGAGGCTCTCGGGCCTCATCTCGTCTCTCGGCAGGGCGGAGGTCGAGGGCGCGATGGATAAGCAGCGCATAGACATCACCCTCCCCGCGAGGGGGGCGCGCCGCGGCAGGGAGCACCCGCTCCGAAAGGCGATGGCGGAGGTCCTCTCGATATTCACCGACCTAGGCTTCTCGGTGCACGAGGGCCCCGAGATCGAGACCGACTACTACAACTTCGAGGCGCTGGGGGTGCCGGCCGACCACCCGGCCAGGGAGATGCAGGACACGTTCTACGTGGAGGGGGGGCGGCTCCTCCGCACACACACCTCGCCGGTCCAGATCCGCGTGATGGAGTCGAAGAGGCCGCCGATATGCGCGGTCTTCCCGGGCGCGGTGTTCCGGCGGGACAACGACGTCTCCCACTCGCCGATGTTCCACCAGGTCGAGGGGCTGATGGTCGACCGCCGCATTACGATGGGCGACCTCAAGGGGGTGCTGTCCGCGTTCTGCCGCCGCATGTTCGGGACCTCGGTCGGCGTGCGGTTCAGGCCGAGCTACTTCCCGTTCACCGAGCCCTCCGCGGAGGTGGACATAAGGTGCGTGATGTGCGGCGGCGCGGGATGCAGGGTCTGCAAGCAGACCGGGTGGATCGAGATACTCGGCTGCGGGATGGTGGACCCGGTGGTCTTCGGCCACGTGAAGATCGACCCGAAGGCGTACACGGGGTTCGCGTTCGGCATGGGCGTGGAGAGGATCGCCATGCTCAAGTACGCCATCGGCGACATAAGGTTATTCTTTGAGAACGATCTGAGATTTCTGGAGCAGTTTTAA